In a single window of the Acyrthosiphon pisum isolate AL4f chromosome X, pea_aphid_22Mar2018_4r6ur, whole genome shotgun sequence genome:
- the LOC100168054 gene encoding patronin isoform X2 yields MNDSGYLVRDLAKQRATIKWLLSKAYNNRIPENVIEPFYKDHDNQEHLKPPLVHSLANAELYCLALGNIYSDPNYHNLNHWGVIQALNKKGVTVNDPSVTETVLIQTTPLKLSAHMAIMEAVMTLYAKEVATPNRVMAAIQRLNHVPHRTTIVMPEDNEKAILLWVNRTVEALKHRISSSQTENSSVPDISPVNDFHEISDGAAIAALISFYCPDELPWQYITVSKAPTSTDCIKNFSVINDFCDHSLPFSIFHMRPQDVYYIRGSMKTNLIAFFADLFNVLEIHPAKCVSFNQGRNDLADAYPRNSHGVAHKRLLPQAISVIPDLRSNLDSHSTGFTGMAHNNSVKKVSNTLTPQPPQDGKKTTRCNGEEQFVVHRNRSVLTLNSMLNPSNGDANNDVAAGKPTHWEDTRKQSYAGRRSRRNSFSEDSQLTVENFGGSQDNLHFLGRNPDKEPAIHIARKDSISKVTNSHSQENDSSGVHNLLQHSNTSPAMSRVSSDASNNSQGLQRMLYDSFDDVESVVQPPMPTLKRSLSYVDTTTQPVNPSSTTTWLQQSSSSAAHSDHGDDSESDGSVMSSQLLNIKLKLEEKRRQIENDKRKMESLMNRQRQQVGKAAFFQAVTRSKNGGRNLQSPDSNYSRMMFNDGNISPSSVKTAQQSFSFQDNGMESKWSDRMSQYTDDRKTPDLDHINTEDYNTLSKMHSNYQEIQADLQCLANQQNQMQHNSLQSEMMQHYPGIQSLQQVYQNTHSIHQPQNYLINRQQSNNCVMPNGQMIQHMDHNNTDNNQQWHSLMNHNQPPMPAFNNYNQPQHTQYQNQQGYVNQRPVSSNTLPNPNVYSPADNHYLPQDPYEQIMPPNKETQSQHFFLHNNQQQPQQQQQQQQQKFRKSWDISSSPQTHTFAQESQNIWNGSRTIPKSSQPSSLSGSPRQKSEFALLNRSGVKTSPSSPVPPPRRNSNHVVSHSQMPTPSIDDMQPQSISFIGNDANKSDLDLSESLNRIQITSGHRTYRIPSPTRTHMPINRNSFNDNNTSISNTSQDTSANTSDKGFYVSFEDEETPKRPKPPLRMKKIVSKERNLTQVLNNSVSLNNLDISPRHFNSSTIAKSKEFSTPVKSASESAVLQSSNSKINRSKTSPSTGVELIIENQNPDPVAIDEMEKKKERILLLSLQRRQQQEEIKNKKEIEAQKRKEKEKEKEEMKLRKKEEEKQRRAVILEQYRIKKTIEEAEREGKTVDKELLNSLKINNNHTMGGPPRLRSKMQSGRPRPKTIHVDRSDTPDGTMTPSRGKKGSITNLATLNSQIRRDYYRGSQDCLAETRRTSTSSLYSDLTDEGKLNTPRNLDRHGSYKNSRDSSLDRTKRKTNFGYYNSAPRKSSSLMNLYGKLNVKKKKIGEGQLRMIVLQQKHTNMMCCGGGNLY; encoded by the exons ATGAACGATTCTGGCTATCTGGTCCGCGATCTG gccAAGCAAAGAGCTACGATAAAATGGCTTCTGTCAAAGGCGTACAATAATAGAATTCCAGAAAATGTTATTGAGCCATTTTATAAAGACCATGAT aatcAAGAACATCTAAAACCACCTTTGGTCCATTCTTTAGCTAATGCTGAACTTTATTGTCTGGCATTAGGAAATATATATTCTGATCCAAATTATCACAATCTTAATCACTGGGGAGTTATCCAAGCTTTAAATAAAAAGGGTGTAACTGTGAATGATCCATCAGTAACAGAGACCGTTTTAATTCAAACAACACCTTTAAAACTT agTGCTCACATGGCAATAATGGAAGCTGTTATGACATTGTATGCAAAAGAAGTAGCAACACCTAATCGTGTGATGGCTGCTATACAAAGACTGAATCATGTTCCTCATAGAACCACTATTGTAATGCCTGAGGATAACGAAAAAGCTATTTTATTATGGGTTAATCGTACTGTTGAGGCTTTAAAACATCGAATATCAAGTTCACAAACG GAGAATTCGTCTGTACCCGACATTTCCCCCGTGAATGATTTTCATGAAATCAGTGATGGTGCAGCTATAGCAGCGTTGATATCTTTTTATTGTCCTGATGAATTGCCTTGGCAGTATATTACTGTATCTAAAGCACCAACATCTACAgactgtataaaaaatttcagtgttataaatgatttttgCGATCACAGTCTGCCTTTTAGCATATTTCACATGAGGCCAcaagatgtatattatataagagg gtctatgaaaacaaatttaatcgCATTTTTTGCTGATTTGTTCAATGTTTTGGAAATACATCCAGCTAAATGTGTCAGTTTCAATCAGGGTAGAAACGATTTGGCAGacg CATATCCGAGAAATAGCCACGGAGTAGCGCATAAACGTTTGTTACCTCAAGCAATTTCTGTTATACCGGATCTCCGCAGTAATTTGGATTCACATTCAACAGGGTTTACAG GCATGGCACATAACAATTCTGtgaaaaaagtttcaaatacatTAACACCTCAACCGCCACAAGACGGAAAAAAGACTACCCG ATGTAACGGTGAAGAACAATTTGTCGTTCATCGTAATCGTTCTGTTCTCACGCTAAATTCAATGTTAAATCCCAGTAATGGTGATGCTAATAATGATGTAGCAGCAGGTAAACCAACACACTGGGAAGACACAAGAAAACAATCTTATGCTGGTCGACGTTCAAGAAGGAATTCATTTTCTGAAGATTCACAA ttaacgGTTGAAAATTTTGGTGGATCACAAGATAATCTACATTTCCTTGGTCGAAATCCAGACAAAGAACCGGCGATACACATTGCACGAAAAGATAGCATCAGCAAAGTAACTAATTCTCATTCTCAAGAAAATGATAGTTCTGGTGTTCATAATCTATTACAACACTCCAATACTAGTCCTG CAATGTCGAGAGTTTCTAGTGATGCATCAAACAATAGCCAAGGACTTCAACGGATGTTGTATGATAGTTTTGACGATGTAGAATCTGTTGTCCAACCACCTATGCCTACGCTTAAACGAAGTTTGTCATATGTTGATACTACTACACAACCCGTGAATCCATCCAGTACAACTACATGGTTACAACAAAGTTCTTCATCTGCTGCTCACAGTGATCATG gagaTGATTCTGAAAGTGACGGTTCTGTTATGAGTTCACAATTgctcaatataaaattaaaattagaagaaAAAAGGCGACAGATTGAAAACGACAAACGTAAAATGGAATCTCTTATGAATCGACAAAGACAACAAGTAGGAAAAGCTGCATTCTTCCAAGCTGTCACAagg AGTAAAAATGGTGGTAGAAATTTACAAAGTCCTGATTCAAATTATAGCAGAATGATGTTTAATGACGGTAATATTTCACCATCTTCTGTTAAAACTGCTCAGCAGTCTTTTTCATTTCAG GATAATGGGATGGAAAGTAAATGGTCTGATCGTATGAGTCAGTACACAGATGATCGTAAAACACCCGATTTAGATCACATAAATACAGAAGATTACAATACCTTATCCAa AATGCATTCGAATTATCAAGAAATTCAAGCAGACCTGCAATGTTTAGCTAATCAACAAAACCAAATGCAACATAACAGTTTACAGTCAGAAATGATGCAGCATTATCCTGGTATCCAGTCATTGCAACAAGTTTATCAAAACACTCATTCCATTCACCAACCTCAAAATTACTTGATCAACCGCCAACAAAGTAATAACTGTGTAATGCCCAATGGACAAATGATTCAACACATGGATCATAACAACACTGATAATAATCAACAATGGCACAGTCTTATGAATCACAATCAACCACCCATGCCAGCgtttaacaattataatcaaCCACAACATACACAATACCAAAATCAGCAAGGTTATGTTAATCAAAGACCAGTTTCGTCTAACACACTACCAAATCCAAATGTATACTCTCCAGCGGACAACCATTATTTGCCACAAGATCCATATGAGCAAATAATGCCACCTAACAAGGAAACACAATCCCAACATTTTTTCTTACACAACAACCAACAACAACctcaacagcaacagcaacagcaacaacaaaaaTTCAGAAAAAGTTGGGACATTTCATCATCACCACAGACACATACATTTGCTCAAGAATCTCAAAACATTTGGAATGGCag tCGCACAATACCAAAATCTTCACAACCATCGTCATTGAGTGGGTCGCCACGTCAAAAGTCTGAATTTGCTCTGTTAAATAGGTCTGGTGTTAAGACTAGTCCTTCATCACCAGTTCCTCCTCCTCGTCGTAATTCCAATCATGTAGTAAGCCATTCTCAAATGCCAACTCCATCTATTGACGATATGCAACCTCAAAGCATTTCATTCATTG GCAACGATGCTAACAAGTCAGATCTTGACCTTTCCGAAAGCCTGAATAGAATTCAAATAACGTCTGGACATAGAACGTACAGAATACCATCTCCTACACGAACACACATGCCAATTAATCGAAATTCTTTCAACGACAATAATACCTCTATATCCAACACTAGTCAAGATACATCTGCAAACACATCGGATAAAGGTTTTTATGTCTCATTTGAAGATGAAGAAACACCTAAGCGACCCAAACCTCCATtgagaatgaaaaaaattgtatcaaaa GAAAGGAATTTGACTCAAGTATTAAACAATTCTGTGTCACTAAACAACTTGGATATTTCTCCCAGACATTTTAATTCTTCAACAATTGCCAAGTCAAAAGAATTTTCTACTCCAGTTAAATCTGCCTCTGAATCTGCAGTATTGCAGAGCTCAAATAGCAAAATTAATCGTTCCAAAACTTCACCTTCTACTGGAGTTGAGCTCATTATTGAAAACCAAAATCCAGACCCT gTGGCCATTGATGAGATGGAAAAGAAGAAAGAAAGAATTCTTTTATTGTCGTTACAGCGGAGACAGCAACAAGaagaaattaagaataaaaaagaaattgaagcacagaaaagaaaagaaaaagagAAAGAAAAAGAAGAAATGAAACTGCgtaaaaaagaagaagaaaaacaGAGAAGGGCCGTGATATTAGAACAATATAggattaaaaaaactattgaagaAGCTGAAAGAGAA gggAAAACTGTTGATAAAGAACTTTTGAACTCATTGAAAATCAACAACAATCATACTATGGGTGGCCCTCCAAGGTTACGAAGTAAAATGCAGAGTGGACGGCCCCGACCAAAAACTATACACGTTGATCGAAGTGATACTCCGGATGGAACGATGACACCATCTCGAGGCAAAAAAGGTTCAATCACAAATCTTGCta CATTGAACTCACAAATTAGACGAGATTATTATCGAGGATCACAAGACTGCTTAGCCGAAACGCGGCGAACGTCAACATCCTCTCTTTACTCAG ACTTGACTGATGAAGGGAAACTCAATACTCCAAGAAATTTGGATCGTCATGGATCTTACAAAAATTCTAGAG ATTCTTCTTTGGACAGAACAAAgcgtaaaacaaattttggatACTACAATAGTGCACCTCGTAAATCCAGT TCTCTCATGAATTTGTATGGTAAgctaaatgtaaaaaaaaaaaaaattggtgaagGTCAATTACGCATGATAGTTTTACagcaaaaacatacaaatatgaTGTGTTGTGGTGGTGGAAATCTATATTAA
- the LOC100168054 gene encoding patronin isoform X1, whose amino-acid sequence MDRADGSRNFAGNPDICSQAKQRATIKWLLSKAYNNRIPENVIEPFYKDHDNQEHLKPPLVHSLANAELYCLALGNIYSDPNYHNLNHWGVIQALNKKGVTVNDPSVTETVLIQTTPLKLSAHMAIMEAVMTLYAKEVATPNRVMAAIQRLNHVPHRTTIVMPEDNEKAILLWVNRTVEALKHRISSSQTENSSVPDISPVNDFHEISDGAAIAALISFYCPDELPWQYITVSKAPTSTDCIKNFSVINDFCDHSLPFSIFHMRPQDVYYIRGSMKTNLIAFFADLFNVLEIHPAKCVSFNQGRNDLADAYPRNSHGVAHKRLLPQAISVIPDLRSNLDSHSTGFTGMAHNNSVKKVSNTLTPQPPQDGKKTTRCNGEEQFVVHRNRSVLTLNSMLNPSNGDANNDVAAGKPTHWEDTRKQSYAGRRSRRNSFSEDSQLTVENFGGSQDNLHFLGRNPDKEPAIHIARKDSISKVTNSHSQENDSSGVHNLLQHSNTSPAMSRVSSDASNNSQGLQRMLYDSFDDVESVVQPPMPTLKRSLSYVDTTTQPVNPSSTTTWLQQSSSSAAHSDHGDDSESDGSVMSSQLLNIKLKLEEKRRQIENDKRKMESLMNRQRQQVGKAAFFQAVTRSKNGGRNLQSPDSNYSRMMFNDGNISPSSVKTAQQSFSFQDNGMESKWSDRMSQYTDDRKTPDLDHINTEDYNTLSKMHSNYQEIQADLQCLANQQNQMQHNSLQSEMMQHYPGIQSLQQVYQNTHSIHQPQNYLINRQQSNNCVMPNGQMIQHMDHNNTDNNQQWHSLMNHNQPPMPAFNNYNQPQHTQYQNQQGYVNQRPVSSNTLPNPNVYSPADNHYLPQDPYEQIMPPNKETQSQHFFLHNNQQQPQQQQQQQQQKFRKSWDISSSPQTHTFAQESQNIWNGSRTIPKSSQPSSLSGSPRQKSEFALLNRSGVKTSPSSPVPPPRRNSNHVVSHSQMPTPSIDDMQPQSISFIGNDANKSDLDLSESLNRIQITSGHRTYRIPSPTRTHMPINRNSFNDNNTSISNTSQDTSANTSDKGFYVSFEDEETPKRPKPPLRMKKIVSKERNLTQVLNNSVSLNNLDISPRHFNSSTIAKSKEFSTPVKSASESAVLQSSNSKINRSKTSPSTGVELIIENQNPDPVAIDEMEKKKERILLLSLQRRQQQEEIKNKKEIEAQKRKEKEKEKEEMKLRKKEEEKQRRAVILEQYRIKKTIEEAEREGKTVDKELLNSLKINNNHTMGGPPRLRSKMQSGRPRPKTIHVDRSDTPDGTMTPSRGKKGSITNLATLNSQIRRDYYRGSQDCLAETRRTSTSSLYSDLTDEGKLNTPRNLDRHGSYKNSRDSSLDRTKRKTNFGYYNSAPRKSSSLMNLYGKLNVKKKKIGEGQLRMIVLQQKHTNMMCCGGGNLY is encoded by the exons ATGGACCGGGCCGATGGATCGAGAAATTTCGCTGGCAACCCGGACATCTGTTCGCAG gccAAGCAAAGAGCTACGATAAAATGGCTTCTGTCAAAGGCGTACAATAATAGAATTCCAGAAAATGTTATTGAGCCATTTTATAAAGACCATGAT aatcAAGAACATCTAAAACCACCTTTGGTCCATTCTTTAGCTAATGCTGAACTTTATTGTCTGGCATTAGGAAATATATATTCTGATCCAAATTATCACAATCTTAATCACTGGGGAGTTATCCAAGCTTTAAATAAAAAGGGTGTAACTGTGAATGATCCATCAGTAACAGAGACCGTTTTAATTCAAACAACACCTTTAAAACTT agTGCTCACATGGCAATAATGGAAGCTGTTATGACATTGTATGCAAAAGAAGTAGCAACACCTAATCGTGTGATGGCTGCTATACAAAGACTGAATCATGTTCCTCATAGAACCACTATTGTAATGCCTGAGGATAACGAAAAAGCTATTTTATTATGGGTTAATCGTACTGTTGAGGCTTTAAAACATCGAATATCAAGTTCACAAACG GAGAATTCGTCTGTACCCGACATTTCCCCCGTGAATGATTTTCATGAAATCAGTGATGGTGCAGCTATAGCAGCGTTGATATCTTTTTATTGTCCTGATGAATTGCCTTGGCAGTATATTACTGTATCTAAAGCACCAACATCTACAgactgtataaaaaatttcagtgttataaatgatttttgCGATCACAGTCTGCCTTTTAGCATATTTCACATGAGGCCAcaagatgtatattatataagagg gtctatgaaaacaaatttaatcgCATTTTTTGCTGATTTGTTCAATGTTTTGGAAATACATCCAGCTAAATGTGTCAGTTTCAATCAGGGTAGAAACGATTTGGCAGacg CATATCCGAGAAATAGCCACGGAGTAGCGCATAAACGTTTGTTACCTCAAGCAATTTCTGTTATACCGGATCTCCGCAGTAATTTGGATTCACATTCAACAGGGTTTACAG GCATGGCACATAACAATTCTGtgaaaaaagtttcaaatacatTAACACCTCAACCGCCACAAGACGGAAAAAAGACTACCCG ATGTAACGGTGAAGAACAATTTGTCGTTCATCGTAATCGTTCTGTTCTCACGCTAAATTCAATGTTAAATCCCAGTAATGGTGATGCTAATAATGATGTAGCAGCAGGTAAACCAACACACTGGGAAGACACAAGAAAACAATCTTATGCTGGTCGACGTTCAAGAAGGAATTCATTTTCTGAAGATTCACAA ttaacgGTTGAAAATTTTGGTGGATCACAAGATAATCTACATTTCCTTGGTCGAAATCCAGACAAAGAACCGGCGATACACATTGCACGAAAAGATAGCATCAGCAAAGTAACTAATTCTCATTCTCAAGAAAATGATAGTTCTGGTGTTCATAATCTATTACAACACTCCAATACTAGTCCTG CAATGTCGAGAGTTTCTAGTGATGCATCAAACAATAGCCAAGGACTTCAACGGATGTTGTATGATAGTTTTGACGATGTAGAATCTGTTGTCCAACCACCTATGCCTACGCTTAAACGAAGTTTGTCATATGTTGATACTACTACACAACCCGTGAATCCATCCAGTACAACTACATGGTTACAACAAAGTTCTTCATCTGCTGCTCACAGTGATCATG gagaTGATTCTGAAAGTGACGGTTCTGTTATGAGTTCACAATTgctcaatataaaattaaaattagaagaaAAAAGGCGACAGATTGAAAACGACAAACGTAAAATGGAATCTCTTATGAATCGACAAAGACAACAAGTAGGAAAAGCTGCATTCTTCCAAGCTGTCACAagg AGTAAAAATGGTGGTAGAAATTTACAAAGTCCTGATTCAAATTATAGCAGAATGATGTTTAATGACGGTAATATTTCACCATCTTCTGTTAAAACTGCTCAGCAGTCTTTTTCATTTCAG GATAATGGGATGGAAAGTAAATGGTCTGATCGTATGAGTCAGTACACAGATGATCGTAAAACACCCGATTTAGATCACATAAATACAGAAGATTACAATACCTTATCCAa AATGCATTCGAATTATCAAGAAATTCAAGCAGACCTGCAATGTTTAGCTAATCAACAAAACCAAATGCAACATAACAGTTTACAGTCAGAAATGATGCAGCATTATCCTGGTATCCAGTCATTGCAACAAGTTTATCAAAACACTCATTCCATTCACCAACCTCAAAATTACTTGATCAACCGCCAACAAAGTAATAACTGTGTAATGCCCAATGGACAAATGATTCAACACATGGATCATAACAACACTGATAATAATCAACAATGGCACAGTCTTATGAATCACAATCAACCACCCATGCCAGCgtttaacaattataatcaaCCACAACATACACAATACCAAAATCAGCAAGGTTATGTTAATCAAAGACCAGTTTCGTCTAACACACTACCAAATCCAAATGTATACTCTCCAGCGGACAACCATTATTTGCCACAAGATCCATATGAGCAAATAATGCCACCTAACAAGGAAACACAATCCCAACATTTTTTCTTACACAACAACCAACAACAACctcaacagcaacagcaacagcaacaacaaaaaTTCAGAAAAAGTTGGGACATTTCATCATCACCACAGACACATACATTTGCTCAAGAATCTCAAAACATTTGGAATGGCag tCGCACAATACCAAAATCTTCACAACCATCGTCATTGAGTGGGTCGCCACGTCAAAAGTCTGAATTTGCTCTGTTAAATAGGTCTGGTGTTAAGACTAGTCCTTCATCACCAGTTCCTCCTCCTCGTCGTAATTCCAATCATGTAGTAAGCCATTCTCAAATGCCAACTCCATCTATTGACGATATGCAACCTCAAAGCATTTCATTCATTG GCAACGATGCTAACAAGTCAGATCTTGACCTTTCCGAAAGCCTGAATAGAATTCAAATAACGTCTGGACATAGAACGTACAGAATACCATCTCCTACACGAACACACATGCCAATTAATCGAAATTCTTTCAACGACAATAATACCTCTATATCCAACACTAGTCAAGATACATCTGCAAACACATCGGATAAAGGTTTTTATGTCTCATTTGAAGATGAAGAAACACCTAAGCGACCCAAACCTCCATtgagaatgaaaaaaattgtatcaaaa GAAAGGAATTTGACTCAAGTATTAAACAATTCTGTGTCACTAAACAACTTGGATATTTCTCCCAGACATTTTAATTCTTCAACAATTGCCAAGTCAAAAGAATTTTCTACTCCAGTTAAATCTGCCTCTGAATCTGCAGTATTGCAGAGCTCAAATAGCAAAATTAATCGTTCCAAAACTTCACCTTCTACTGGAGTTGAGCTCATTATTGAAAACCAAAATCCAGACCCT gTGGCCATTGATGAGATGGAAAAGAAGAAAGAAAGAATTCTTTTATTGTCGTTACAGCGGAGACAGCAACAAGaagaaattaagaataaaaaagaaattgaagcacagaaaagaaaagaaaaagagAAAGAAAAAGAAGAAATGAAACTGCgtaaaaaagaagaagaaaaacaGAGAAGGGCCGTGATATTAGAACAATATAggattaaaaaaactattgaagaAGCTGAAAGAGAA gggAAAACTGTTGATAAAGAACTTTTGAACTCATTGAAAATCAACAACAATCATACTATGGGTGGCCCTCCAAGGTTACGAAGTAAAATGCAGAGTGGACGGCCCCGACCAAAAACTATACACGTTGATCGAAGTGATACTCCGGATGGAACGATGACACCATCTCGAGGCAAAAAAGGTTCAATCACAAATCTTGCta CATTGAACTCACAAATTAGACGAGATTATTATCGAGGATCACAAGACTGCTTAGCCGAAACGCGGCGAACGTCAACATCCTCTCTTTACTCAG ACTTGACTGATGAAGGGAAACTCAATACTCCAAGAAATTTGGATCGTCATGGATCTTACAAAAATTCTAGAG ATTCTTCTTTGGACAGAACAAAgcgtaaaacaaattttggatACTACAATAGTGCACCTCGTAAATCCAGT TCTCTCATGAATTTGTATGGTAAgctaaatgtaaaaaaaaaaaaaattggtgaagGTCAATTACGCATGATAGTTTTACagcaaaaacatacaaatatgaTGTGTTGTGGTGGTGGAAATCTATATTAA